A genomic window from Ananas comosus cultivar F153 linkage group 22, ASM154086v1, whole genome shotgun sequence includes:
- the LOC109727055 gene encoding heterogeneous nuclear ribonucleoprotein 1-like, whose product MDSDVGKLFIGGISWETTEEKLKEYFGKYGDVSQTVIMRDKVSGRPRGFGFVVFADPSLIDRVLQDKHVIDGRTVEAKRALSREEQQTSVRSANPSSGRSASGGGANIRTKKIFVGGLPPTLTEDGFRQYFQTYGNVTDVVVMYDQQTQRPRGFGFISFDTEDAVDRVLHKTFHELNGKLVEVKRALPKDANPSSGGGRSQSYGGSGQSAASYDNRMEANRYMQQQQTGGGYPTYGSSAYGAPSYGYGGASNVGYGGYGVSGYGSASAAGYGGPAGAYGNPNAAGGYVSGPPGAAPRSPWTNQAPTGYGSSGYGGNTAYGAASSWGTSAGGAGGAAPTSQSPNSAYGNQGYGGYGGYGGADGAYASQGGGYGAVGGRGGGPTNNAASGSGVQGAGYMGGGYGDANGSSGYSNAWRSDPSQAAAYGSGQVNGPAGGPANYGGGYGGSQGRQPQQQ is encoded by the exons atggattcggacgtggggaAGCTATTTATCGGGGGGATCTCGTGGGAGACGACGGAGGAGAAGCTCAAGGAGTACTTCGGCAAGTATGGGGACGTGTCGCAAACGGTGATTATGCGGGATAAGGTCTCCGGGAGGCCCCGAGGGTTCGGATTCGTCGTCTTCGCCGATCCCTCCCTCATCGATCGGGTGCTTCAGGACAAGCACGTCATCGATGGGCGCACG GTGGAAGCTAAAAGAGCTCTTTCTCGAGAGGAACAGCAAACATCCGTCAGATCTGCAAACCCTAGTAGTGGTCGTTCAGCTTCAGGGGGGGGTGCGAATATCCGGACCAAGAAGATATTTGTTGGAGGACTTCCTCCAACTCTTACCGAAGATGGATTCCGTCAGTATTTCCAAACCTACGGAAACGTGACCGATGTCGTTGTCATGTATGATCAGCAAACACAGCGTCCTCGTGGTTTTGGATTCATCTCTTTTGATACAGAGGATGCTGTTGATCGTGTTCTTCATAAAACTTTCCATGAACTTAATGGTAAATTGGTAGAGGTAAAGCGTGCTCTTCCTAAAGATGCAAATCCTAGTAGTGGTGGTGGCCGTTCGCAATCATACGGTGGGTCTGGGCAAAGTGCTGCTTCATATGACAATAGAATGGAGGCCAATAGGTATATGCAGCAGCAACAAACTGGTGGCGGCTATCCTACGTATGGTTCGTCGGCATATGGCGCGCCAAGCTATGGGTATGGAGGAGCGAGCAATGTTGGGTATGGAGGGTATGGTGTTAGTGGCTATGGAAGTGCTTCTGCTGCTGGGTATGGTGGACCTGCTGGGGCTTATGGGAATCCCAATGCAGCTGGTGGCTATGTCAGCGGCCCTCCAGGAGCTGCTCCCAGAAGCCCTTGGACCAATCAAGCTCCGACTGGGTATGGCTCCTCGGGTTACGGAGGGAATACAGCCTATGGAGCAGCTTCCTCGTGGGGCACTTCTGCTGGTGGTGCTGGTGGTGCTGCACCGACCAGCCAGTCGCCAAACAGTGCTTATGGAAATCAAGGATATGGTGGGTATGGTGGATATGGTGGGGCAGATGGAGCTTATGCTAGTCAAGGTGGTGGTTATGGGGCTGTTGGCGGCCGTGGTGGTGGGCCTACAAATAATGCAGCTAGTGGGTCAGGCGTACAAGGTGCTGGTTATATGGGTGGTGGGTATGGTGATGCCAATGGGAGCTCGGGTTATTCGAATGCTTGGAGATCTGATCCTTCACAGGCTGCAGCTTATGGATCGGGTCAGGTTAATGGGCCTGCTGGTGGCCCAGCTAATTATGGCGGGGGTTATGGAGGCAGTCAAGGCCGGCAGCCTCAGCAGCAGTAA
- the LOC109727732 gene encoding uncharacterized protein LOC109727732 isoform X3, with protein MGWNHPEISLEDLLVLIKGFVDMLILASGYQSSGVPALWDVDNIKRLLRWGLFFEDVFKRINDSVEYEGCVKELDAALLDLTSYPLFPKGLSDMSSATLSETRNLVLEHLLQMHPMKAAHLNAIFAAVIEMDMDDVAGMDNDNRGRYMEKLLKQMESLNILTKDEYMFRNSMDSHSLIDFQLSDSLKRNNHNPGSAVTSYVKSKEHSLDGHSSFLIQEIVKRQDLISCISSVESGLSTLLKAVAKNSLGFESNSYQGQPSNCKEAETVVECFLWKEWKSRCLSYLLDKRTIKILSGANLIFSAPKDQWIKVFEQLKVPSDTSQDNLLEIMICLLGLISRQWNNLTESFTASACDLLPISKQYYCLHQLVQGNPQDKPPEKLVTGSKEEILEYVTRSLTVQPHKLWLLPPVLTAAAIPSCRSMLFKLFMAEIDRQFNGASLENRQCNCSQDGTEQHRNCEVADRIRCLYTFHIQSSHVLFDG; from the exons ATGGGGTGGAACCACCCCGAGATCTCCCTCGAGGATCTGCTTGTTTTGATCAAAGGGTTCGTGGATATGCTAATCCTCGCCTCGGGTTACCAATCCTCCGGTGTTCCCGCCCTCTGGGACGTCGACAACATCAAGAGGTTGCTGCGTTGGGGCCTCTTCTTCGAGGAC GTCTTCAAACGCATTAATGATTCCGTTGAGTATGAGGGTTGTGTAAAGGAACTTGACGCAGCCCTGCTTGATCTAACTTCCTATCCACTTTTTCCTAAG GGTCTTTCTGATATGTCTTCAGCCACTTTGTCGGAAACAAGGAACTTGGTCTTGGAACATTTACTTCAAATGCATCCAATGAAAGCGGCACACCTTAATGCTATTTTCGCAGCAGTGATTGAGATGGATATGGACGACGTTGCTGGAATGGATAATGATAACCGGGGTAGATATATGGAGAAGCTATTAAAGCAGATGGAATCTCTAAATATCCTAACAAAGGACGAGTACATGTTCCGAAATTCAATGGACTCGCACAGTTTAATTGATTTCCAGCTTAGTGACAGTCTGAAACGCAACAACCATAATCCTGGATCTGCTGTTACGTCTTATGTTAAGTCTAAGGAACATTCTCTTGATGGTCACTCGAGTTTCTTAATTCAAGAGATCGTAAAGAGACAAGACTTGATTTCATGCATATCTTCTGTTGAGAGTGGTCTGAGTACACTTTTAAAGGCTGTTGCGAAGAACAGCCTTGGGTTTGAAAGTAATTCATATCAAGGGCAACCATCCAACTGCAA GGAAGCAGAAACGGTGGTAGAGTGTTTTCTGTGGAAAGAGTGGAAATCGAGATGTTTGTCGTACCTGCTTGACAAAAGAACAATTAAAATACTCTCTGGCGCTAACTTAATCTTCAGCGCGCCTAAGGACCAATGGATTAAAGTGTTTGAGCAATTAAAAGTTCCGTCTGACACTTCTCAAGACAATCTTCTTGAAATTATG ATATGCTTACTAGGCTTGATTTCAAGGCAATGGAATAATTTGACAGAAAGCTTCACAGCAAGTGCCTGTGATCTCCTTCCCATCTCTAAGCAATACTATTGTCTTCACCAATTGGTTCAAGGAAATCCTCAGGACAAGCCTCCTGAGAAGTTAGTAACAGGTTCCAAG GAGGAGATCCTTGAGTATGTAACAAGATCATTGACTGTTCAACCTCACAAATTATGGCTACTACCTCCAGTTCTTACCGCTGCTGCCATTCCATCTTg TAGGTCTATGTTGTTCAAGTTGTTCATGGCTGAAATAGACAGGCAGTTCAATGGAGCTTCTCTCGAAAACAG GCAATGCAATTGCAGTCAGGATGGAACAGAGCAGCACCGAAact GTGAAGTTGCTGACAGAATTCGGTGTCTATATACATTCCATATACAAAGTTCTCATGTACTGTTCGATGGGTAG
- the LOC109727571 gene encoding 60S ribosomal protein L23 — protein sequence MSKRGRGGSAGNKFRMSLGLPVAATVNCADNTGAKNLYIISVKGIKGRLNRLPSACVGDMVMATVKKGKPDLRKKVMPAVIVRQRKPWRRKDGVYMYFEDNAGVIVNPKGEMKGSAITGPIGKECADLWPRIASAANAIV from the exons ATGTCGAAGCGAG GACGTGGAGGATCTGCCGGAAATAAGTTCCGGATGTCACTGGGTCTGCCGGTGGCCGCGACTGTGAATTGCGCCGACAACACGGGCGCGAAGAATCTTTACATTATCTCCGTTAAGGGGATCAAAGGCCGGCTTAATCGGCTTCCTTCGGCCTGCGTTGGCGACATGGTCATGGCCACCGTCAAGAAAGGGAAGCCCGATCTGAGGAAGAAGGTCATGCCGGCCGTCATTGTGAGGCAGCGGAAGCCGTGGCGCAGAAAGGACGGCGTCTACATGTACTTTGAAG ATAATGCTGGAGTTATTGTGAATCCTAAGGGAGAAATGAAAG GCTCTGCTATCACTGGACCCATTGGGAAGGAATGTGCTGATCTGTGGCCTAGAATTGCTAGCGCGGCAAATGCTATTGTCTGA
- the LOC109727732 gene encoding uncharacterized protein LOC109727732 isoform X2 — protein MGWNHPEISLEDLLVLIKGFVDMLILASGYQSSGVPALWDVDNIKRLLRWGLFFEDVFKRINDSVEYEGCVKELDAALLDLTSYPLFPKGLSDMSSATLSETRNLVLEHLLQMHPMKAAHLNAIFAAVIEMDMDDVAGMDNDNRGRYMEKLLKQMESLNILTKDEYMFRNSMDSHSLIDFQLSDSLKRNNHNPGSAVTSYVKSKEHSLDGHSSFLIQEIVKRQDLISCISSVESGLSTLLKAVAKNSLGFESNSYQGQPSNCKEAETVVECFLWKEWKSRCLSYLLDKRTIKILSGANLIFSAPKDQWIKVFEQLKVPSDTSQDNLLEIMEICLLGLISRQWNNLTESFTASACDLLPISKQYYCLHQLVQGNPQDKPPEKLVTGSKEEILEYVTRSLTVQPHKLWLLPPVLTAAAIPSWSMLFKLFMAEIDRQFNGASLENRQCNCSQDGTEQHRNCEVADRIRCLYTFHIQSSHVLFDG, from the exons ATGGGGTGGAACCACCCCGAGATCTCCCTCGAGGATCTGCTTGTTTTGATCAAAGGGTTCGTGGATATGCTAATCCTCGCCTCGGGTTACCAATCCTCCGGTGTTCCCGCCCTCTGGGACGTCGACAACATCAAGAGGTTGCTGCGTTGGGGCCTCTTCTTCGAGGAC GTCTTCAAACGCATTAATGATTCCGTTGAGTATGAGGGTTGTGTAAAGGAACTTGACGCAGCCCTGCTTGATCTAACTTCCTATCCACTTTTTCCTAAG GGTCTTTCTGATATGTCTTCAGCCACTTTGTCGGAAACAAGGAACTTGGTCTTGGAACATTTACTTCAAATGCATCCAATGAAAGCGGCACACCTTAATGCTATTTTCGCAGCAGTGATTGAGATGGATATGGACGACGTTGCTGGAATGGATAATGATAACCGGGGTAGATATATGGAGAAGCTATTAAAGCAGATGGAATCTCTAAATATCCTAACAAAGGACGAGTACATGTTCCGAAATTCAATGGACTCGCACAGTTTAATTGATTTCCAGCTTAGTGACAGTCTGAAACGCAACAACCATAATCCTGGATCTGCTGTTACGTCTTATGTTAAGTCTAAGGAACATTCTCTTGATGGTCACTCGAGTTTCTTAATTCAAGAGATCGTAAAGAGACAAGACTTGATTTCATGCATATCTTCTGTTGAGAGTGGTCTGAGTACACTTTTAAAGGCTGTTGCGAAGAACAGCCTTGGGTTTGAAAGTAATTCATATCAAGGGCAACCATCCAACTGCAA GGAAGCAGAAACGGTGGTAGAGTGTTTTCTGTGGAAAGAGTGGAAATCGAGATGTTTGTCGTACCTGCTTGACAAAAGAACAATTAAAATACTCTCTGGCGCTAACTTAATCTTCAGCGCGCCTAAGGACCAATGGATTAAAGTGTTTGAGCAATTAAAAGTTCCGTCTGACACTTCTCAAGACAATCTTCTTGAAATTATG GAGATATGCTTACTAGGCTTGATTTCAAGGCAATGGAATAATTTGACAGAAAGCTTCACAGCAAGTGCCTGTGATCTCCTTCCCATCTCTAAGCAATACTATTGTCTTCACCAATTGGTTCAAGGAAATCCTCAGGACAAGCCTCCTGAGAAGTTAGTAACAGGTTCCAAG GAGGAGATCCTTGAGTATGTAACAAGATCATTGACTGTTCAACCTCACAAATTATGGCTACTACCTCCAGTTCTTACCGCTGCTGCCATTCCATCTTg GTCTATGTTGTTCAAGTTGTTCATGGCTGAAATAGACAGGCAGTTCAATGGAGCTTCTCTCGAAAACAG GCAATGCAATTGCAGTCAGGATGGAACAGAGCAGCACCGAAact GTGAAGTTGCTGACAGAATTCGGTGTCTATATACATTCCATATACAAAGTTCTCATGTACTGTTCGATGGGTAG
- the LOC109727570 gene encoding uncharacterized protein LOC109727570, which yields MMRQLAPSDPSGSYSRPPGPFPSVPPSYLLPNPNPNPTPTLHLYVALPCPWAHRALLVRALRNLEPLLPVSVAAPGSDGSWGFRNRRDGGGGDETYGGDLVPGPDRANGRRTLREVYGMRRGGYDGRSTVPMLWDAEKKEVVCNESYAIIEFLNSVPGGSGPDLCPPELKGEIEKWNRVIYPSVNNGVYRCGFAQSQEAYDTAVNELFSTLDKLESHLSSSRYLCGETLTLADVCLFTTLIRFDLVYNVLFKCTKKKLCEYSNLHAYLRDIYQIPKVAETCNFEAIMDGYYQTLFPLNPSSIRPIIPSVCKHEFLSKPHNRETLSSSNKQLQLQV from the exons ATGATGCGCCAGCTCGCCCCCTCCGATCCCTCCGGCTCCTACTCCCGCCCCCCCGGCCCCTTCCCCTCCGTGCCCCCCTCCTACCTCctccctaaccctaaccctaaccctaccccGACCCTCCACCTCTACGTCGCCCTCCCCTGCCCCTGGGCCCACCGCGCCCTCCTCGTCCGCGCCCTCCGGAACCTCGAGCCCCTCCTCCCCGTCTCCGTCGCCGCCCCCGGATCCGACGGCTCCTGGGGGTTCCGGAATCGacgcgacggcggcggcggtgatgAAACCTACGGCGGGGATCTGGTCCCGGGGCCGGACCGGGCCAATGGGCGACGGACGCTGAGAGAGGTGTACGGGATGAGGCGGGGGGGCTACGATGGGAGGTCGACGGTCCCGATGCTGTGGGATGCCGAGAAAAAGGAGGTGGTGTGCAACGAGAGCTACGCCATTATCGAGTTCCTGAACTCGGTTCCCGGAGGTTCGGGCCCGGATCTCTGCCCCCCGGAGCTCAAGGGGGAGATCGAGAAGTGGAATCGGGTGATCTATCCCAGTGTAAACAATGGCGTGTATAG GTGTGGATTTGCGCAGAGCCAAGAGGCGTATGACACTGCAGTTAACGAATTATTCAGCACATTGGATAAGCTCGAATCTCATCTCTCTTCTTCCCGCTACTTATGTGGGGAAACACTGACTTTGGCCGACGTCTGCTTGTTTACTACTCTGATTCGGTTCGATTTAGTGTACAATGTCCTCTTCAAGTGCACCAAGAAGAAGCTGTGTGAGTATTCCAATCTTCATGCTTATCTGCGTGATATATATCAGATTCCGAAGGTGGCGGAGACATGTAATTTTGAAGCTATAATGGATGGATATTATCAGACTCTATTCCCTCTAAATCCCAGTAGTATTCGCCCCATCATTCCTTCTGTTTGCAAGCATGAGTTCCTTTCCAAACCGCATAATAGAGAAACATTATCTTCCAGCAATAAGCAGCTCCAGCTACAAGTTTAA
- the LOC109727732 gene encoding uncharacterized protein LOC109727732 isoform X1 — protein MGWNHPEISLEDLLVLIKGFVDMLILASGYQSSGVPALWDVDNIKRLLRWGLFFEDVFKRINDSVEYEGCVKELDAALLDLTSYPLFPKGLSDMSSATLSETRNLVLEHLLQMHPMKAAHLNAIFAAVIEMDMDDVAGMDNDNRGRYMEKLLKQMESLNILTKDEYMFRNSMDSHSLIDFQLSDSLKRNNHNPGSAVTSYVKSKEHSLDGHSSFLIQEIVKRQDLISCISSVESGLSTLLKAVAKNSLGFESNSYQGQPSNCKEAETVVECFLWKEWKSRCLSYLLDKRTIKILSGANLIFSAPKDQWIKVFEQLKVPSDTSQDNLLEIMEICLLGLISRQWNNLTESFTASACDLLPISKQYYCLHQLVQGNPQDKPPEKLVTGSKEEILEYVTRSLTVQPHKLWLLPPVLTAAAIPSCRSMLFKLFMAEIDRQFNGASLENRQCNCSQDGTEQHRNCEVADRIRCLYTFHIQSSHVLFDG, from the exons ATGGGGTGGAACCACCCCGAGATCTCCCTCGAGGATCTGCTTGTTTTGATCAAAGGGTTCGTGGATATGCTAATCCTCGCCTCGGGTTACCAATCCTCCGGTGTTCCCGCCCTCTGGGACGTCGACAACATCAAGAGGTTGCTGCGTTGGGGCCTCTTCTTCGAGGAC GTCTTCAAACGCATTAATGATTCCGTTGAGTATGAGGGTTGTGTAAAGGAACTTGACGCAGCCCTGCTTGATCTAACTTCCTATCCACTTTTTCCTAAG GGTCTTTCTGATATGTCTTCAGCCACTTTGTCGGAAACAAGGAACTTGGTCTTGGAACATTTACTTCAAATGCATCCAATGAAAGCGGCACACCTTAATGCTATTTTCGCAGCAGTGATTGAGATGGATATGGACGACGTTGCTGGAATGGATAATGATAACCGGGGTAGATATATGGAGAAGCTATTAAAGCAGATGGAATCTCTAAATATCCTAACAAAGGACGAGTACATGTTCCGAAATTCAATGGACTCGCACAGTTTAATTGATTTCCAGCTTAGTGACAGTCTGAAACGCAACAACCATAATCCTGGATCTGCTGTTACGTCTTATGTTAAGTCTAAGGAACATTCTCTTGATGGTCACTCGAGTTTCTTAATTCAAGAGATCGTAAAGAGACAAGACTTGATTTCATGCATATCTTCTGTTGAGAGTGGTCTGAGTACACTTTTAAAGGCTGTTGCGAAGAACAGCCTTGGGTTTGAAAGTAATTCATATCAAGGGCAACCATCCAACTGCAA GGAAGCAGAAACGGTGGTAGAGTGTTTTCTGTGGAAAGAGTGGAAATCGAGATGTTTGTCGTACCTGCTTGACAAAAGAACAATTAAAATACTCTCTGGCGCTAACTTAATCTTCAGCGCGCCTAAGGACCAATGGATTAAAGTGTTTGAGCAATTAAAAGTTCCGTCTGACACTTCTCAAGACAATCTTCTTGAAATTATG GAGATATGCTTACTAGGCTTGATTTCAAGGCAATGGAATAATTTGACAGAAAGCTTCACAGCAAGTGCCTGTGATCTCCTTCCCATCTCTAAGCAATACTATTGTCTTCACCAATTGGTTCAAGGAAATCCTCAGGACAAGCCTCCTGAGAAGTTAGTAACAGGTTCCAAG GAGGAGATCCTTGAGTATGTAACAAGATCATTGACTGTTCAACCTCACAAATTATGGCTACTACCTCCAGTTCTTACCGCTGCTGCCATTCCATCTTg TAGGTCTATGTTGTTCAAGTTGTTCATGGCTGAAATAGACAGGCAGTTCAATGGAGCTTCTCTCGAAAACAG GCAATGCAATTGCAGTCAGGATGGAACAGAGCAGCACCGAAact GTGAAGTTGCTGACAGAATTCGGTGTCTATATACATTCCATATACAAAGTTCTCATGTACTGTTCGATGGGTAG
- the LOC109727065 gene encoding protein PROTON GRADIENT REGULATION 5, chloroplastic-like, which yields MAAASLSPAAAAGFGSSFLGGGDRVATPRVPAVRRVAAARPTRPRPRMGNVNEGKGLFAPIVVLVRNVVGRKRFNQLRGKVIALHSQVITEFCKTIGADSKQRQGLIRLAKKNGEKLGFLA from the exons ATGGCCGCGGCCTctctctcccccgccgccgccgcggggttCGGATCCTCTTTCCTTGGCGGCGGAGACCGCGTGGCGACACCGCGGGTCCCCGCCGTGCGTCGTGTCGCCGCCGCACGGCCGACGCGGCCGCGGCCGCGGATGGGCAACGTGAACGAGGGCAAGGGGCTCTTCGCGCCCATAGTGGTTTTGGTGCGCAACGTTGTCGGGCGTAAGCGCTTCAACCAGCTGCGCGGGAAAGTCATCGCGCTTCACTCCCAG GTGATCACAGAGTTCTGCAAAACAATAGGAGCTGATTCAAAGCAGAGACAGGGATTGATCCGTTTGGCGAAGAAAAATGGGGAGAAGTTAGGATTCCTCGCATGA